Proteins encoded in a region of the Ziziphus jujuba cultivar Dongzao chromosome 3, ASM3175591v1 genome:
- the LOC132799187 gene encoding probable aldo-keto reductase 2: MAQVRRIKLGSRGLEVSAQGLGCMGMSAVYGPPKPESDMISLIHHAINSGVTFLDTSDVYGPFTNEILLGKALKDGVREKVELATKFGLRYSDGKREIRGDPQYVRAACEGSLKRLGVDSIDLYYQHRIDTRVPIEVTVGELKKLVEEGKIKYIGLSEASGATIRRAHAVHPITAVQLEWSLWSRDVEEDIIPICRELGIGIVAYSPLGRGFLSSGPKLLDELTKEDYRKHLPRFQPGNLEHNKTIFERVNEMAARKGCTPSQLALAWVHHQGNDVCPIPGTTKIENFNQNIGALSVKLTPEEKAELEALASVDAVKGDRYASDFVGNTYKYSDTPPLSSWKAT; this comes from the exons ATGGCGCAAGTGAGAAGAATCAAGCTCGGTTCACGAGGTCTAGAGGTATCGGCTCAAGGACTTGGCTGCATGGGCATGTCGGCTGTCTATGGCCCTCCAAAGCCTGAATCCGATATGATATCTCTCATCCACCATGCCATCAACTCCGGCGTCACTTTCCTCGATACCTCCGACGTCTATGGTCCTTTCACCAACGAAATCCTTCTCGGAAAG GCACTGAAAGATGGAGTGAGGGAAAAAGTAGAGCTTGCTACTAAATTTGGTTTAAGATATTCCGACGGAAAGAGGGAGATTCGCGGCGATCCTCAGTATGTGAGAGCAGCTTGTGAGGGCAGTTTGAAGAGGCTTGGTGTTGATAGCATCGATCTCTATTACCAGCATCGGATCGACACCAGGGTCCCAATTGAAGTCACG GTGGGGGAGCTGAAGAAATTAGTTGAAGagggtaaaataaaatacattggtCTATCTGAGGCGTCTGGTGCAACAATAAGAAGAGCTCATGCTGTTCATCCAATAACAGCCGTGCAGTTGGAGTGGTCCTTGTGGTCGAGAGATGTGGAGGAAGACATAATTCCTATCTGCAG GGAACTTGGAATTGGCATTGTAGCATACAGTCCTTTAGGTAGAGGGTTCCTGTCATCCGGACCCAAATTACTAGACGAACTGACCAAGGAAGACTATCGAAAG CATCTACCCAGGTTCCAACCAGGAAATCTAGAGCACAACAAAACAATATTCGAGCGGGTGAATGAAATGGCAGCAAGAAAAGGATGCACACCATCGCAGTTGGCTCTGGCATGGGTTCATCACCAAGGAAATGATGTCTGTCCTATTCCCGGAACTACCAAAATCGAGAATTTTAACCAGAACATTGGAGCTCTTTCTGTTAAACTGACACCAGAAGAGAAGGCAGAGCTTGAAGCTTTGGCATCAGTTGATGCTGTTAAGGGTGATAGATATGCGAGTGACTTTGTTGGTAACACTTATAAATATTCGGACACCCCGCCGCTTTCTTCATGGAAAGCCACTTAG